The segment CCATGTTTTTCCGGACGGGCCGGCTCCTACAGGTTTACGTTATTGTATCAATTCCGCATCTCTAAAGTTTAAAAAAGATTAGATCGGAGTTTTGCATTATCCTAGGATTACGTTTCTCAGCGTTCCTTCTAGGATAATTTAGAAAGGAATTTACTTTAATTACGTTCTGCCTTTATCCGAGTCCGAACACTAGGATTTGCGACAAAATTCTGTTTGCGCGGGAAAGGAACTCAAAGAACCTTCACATCGGAGCATCCGCAAAGTTCGGATTCAGCCGCATGAAGAAAGACCATTTAACTTATTTTCCCGAGAATCGTTCCGTTCGCCCTGTCATTATCCAGCATCTCGCCGAATTCTATTACAATTTTTATTATTTGGTTAGCAATATCATCGGAATCTTTGTGACCTTACCGGATCATAAGGAAGGGGACAAACGTCCCGTCGTGTTAGTTACCGGATTTTTAGGAAGGAACATTACCTGGAAGGCGATGCGAGATTGTTTGGTATCTCTGGGGCATCCTGTTTATGCGGTCCCGCTCGGTTTTCAAACCGGAGATATTCGGAAGAAAAGCAAGCTATTGGAAAATTTCATCTTAGAAAAGGGAATCAAGGATTGCTACATCGTTGGGCATTCGATGGGCGGCCTGATCGCAGCCGGATTGAGTTATAAAGGAAGGGACAGGGTTCGTAAAATTTTTACCGTGGGTTCTCCTTTGCACGGAACGTATATGGCGTATACTGCGCCGATCTTTCCTTGCACCTGGCAAATGGTCCCCGGATCAAAACTGGTGCGCGAAGTCGTAGAGACCTATTCCACATTTCATAATGTCCAAGCGATTTTTACTCGAGGTGATTCTATCGTTCGTCCTTGGCAAAGCGCTCGGCTAGGTCATTTTGACGACGTGGAGATTCCGGAGTACGGCCACTTGAATTTATATCTTGGACCGTTGGGAATCGAATGTCTAAGTTCTTTGATTACGGCGGAAGAGAAGAAAGATCCGCTTCCGATTAAACATAAGTCCGTTAAGCAGGATTCGGAGAGCGTAGTCCTTGCGACTCCTAAAAAAGCTAAATCGAAAAAGACTTCTCAAACCTCTAAGAAGAAATCTTCGCCGAAAACGGCGGGCGCTGCCAAAAAGAAAACGGCGGGAAAAAAATCGGCTAAGCCGAAAAAGAAGAGATAAGGAATAGGATTAACATTCGATAAAAATCGAATTTTTATCGAATCGTATATTCTTCGAAGATTTCACGTAGCGAATCTTCCATTTCACGAATATATCGCAGATCTTTTGTCATTCTCCAAAGAGTTATGGAACCGTGATAAGCCATCAACACCCGTCTTGCGATATAATGGATATCCATGTTTCTGGCAAGTTGACCGGAAGCTACGGCTCGACTCAAATACTCCCGGATCATTCGGATCCATTTATCTGCGATTCCCTTTAAGAACTCCGTATACTCCGGATCGGAATCCATGACCTGATTCGCAAAACCTGCAAACGGATCTCCATGAAATTCCGCGTGCCGAATCTGTCTCTCTTTGAGAATCACCCAAGCCCTAAGGAACTCCTGCACTTCAGGATATCGGTCCATTAAGGAACCTAGGTCCGCCAAAGTCTTTTCTTCTTGTCGGGCAAGGTACGCGATACCGAGTTCCTTTTTAGAAGGGAAATGGTCGTACAGACTAGCCGCCACGGACCCCGATTCCTGGATAATTTGTCTCATCCCGGTATTGGAGAATCCCTGTTTATAGAAAAGTTCCGTGGCAGTGTCTAGGATCCGTTCCCGGACGCTCGCCCCGGAGTCTCGCTTCTTTCTCTGCGCTGTCATTTGGCTAATTCTTGGGTATTTTCATTATCTCTCGAAAATCCCCTTCTCGTCAATAGAATTTGAGATTAGTGGATAAAAAACCAGAACGAACGTTCTGTATTTTTTGTTGCCCCGATTTCGACCATGTCTAACCTAGTGCCAGGAAGTTCTCCAATGTCTGCACCCGAATTACATACGGTCAAGACCAGGTTTTCGGACCTGGATACTCAAAGGCATACGACTAGTCGGACCTACGAAGACGCTTGTCTCGGGGATCGATATCGGATTCTGGAAGAAGCAGGATACGATTGGAAACGCATGCTCGAAGACTCGGTTCGAATTAATACGATCGCTTCGGATATACGATTTCTTGCCCAGCAAATGGAAAATATGGAATTGGGAATTCGGACGGAGGTTCGGCCGGGAGAAACCGGTGTAGTACTGTTTACTCAGGAAGTACTCGGACCCAATGAAAAGGTCGCCGCAGAAATTCGAACCTTGATTCGAATTGAAAAGGACCGGCAACCGTTGCAAATTTTAGCGGCCGCGGAAAGCGCCGAGGCCTTAATCGCTTCCTTTGAATCCATTCTTCCTTTTTCGGGCCGTTGCGAACGCGCCGCTACCGATCGGGATTTGTTTTATTGCGAACGAAATCCTTTCGGCGAGTACAACCCGTCTCAATATTGGCGTCTTTTGGAAGAGGGGAGATGGCATTTTACTGCGGATTCCGGTCTTTCGCTAGAAGACCTGGTGGCGCTGGATACTACATTATTCTATATGGGTGGAAAGATCCGCTACCACCGACCTTTGGTTCCCGGAAGAAAAGCTAGAGTTCGCACTTGGATCCGAAACTTTGAAAAAATTTGGAGTAGAATGCGCCAAGAAATTACCGATTCCGTAACCGGAGAAATCTTAGCAGAGTCTTTAGATGATTTGCTTGTAGTTTCCGTAAGTAAATCCAGACCCAAGAAACCTCCCGAACAATTGGTAACCGGATTCGCTCGGGTAACCGAATTCGCGGAAGGTAGAGTAACGGACGTTGATAAATGAAGTATTTAATTAAATCAGTAATAGAAGTAAGACTAATGTCTGGAGAAAGACTATGAAACTCGAGAAAAAATTGGCGATATGCACGCCACGTAGAACTCCCTTCGCTCAAATTGCGAAAGCCCTGGGACCTTATCCCGGACATCATCTAGGTCGCCTCGTGGCCGAAGATATCATCGCAAAAAGCGGACTAAAAAAAGAGCAGTTTGACGGAATCGTAGTTGGAGAAGGATTCTCTAACGCACCGAACTCTGCTCGTGTCATCGCGAATCTAATCGGTTTACGCGACGAAGTCCCTTCGATCACCGTTTCGAACAACTGTGTTTCCGGAATCGAAGCCCTTTCCGAAGCCGCTCGTCGTATTATTTTGGGTGAAGGCCAGGTTTATTTGGTGATCGGGGAAGAATCTCAAACTTCCATGCCGTTCGTCGTAAAGAATGCTCGTTTGAATAAAAAAGCCGGGTCATTGGACAAACTGAAGAAACTATTGCCCGACAATCTTCCGGAAGGAGTGGAGTTAAGAGACACTCTTGAAGACGGATTGGGCGACGGTGAAACTTCTTACGGCATGCAGGTCACCGCCGAGATTCTCGCGCAAAATTACAATCTATCTAGAGAACTCACGGATAAACTCGCATTCGAATCATTTAAGCGTGCATTAGAAGCTTCTAAAGCTGGAAGATACGCTCCTTATATAATTCCGGTTAAAGACGAAGACGGAACTGAACTTGCCATCGACGAGGCAGTCGGTCTTCGCGAAGGTCTTGTGGAAAATCCTAGTCGTATGGGTCGTGCTATGCTTCTCTTTGATAACCCTCAGATGAAGTTCGACGAGTTTAAGACGAAATACGCCAAGGATTTGACTGCGTCTCATGGACCGACCGTTTCCATTTTCAACGCAAGCCCTCGTTCCGACGGCGCCGCCGGAGTGATTTTGACGACTGTTGAAAAAGCTAAGGAGCTCGGCCTTAAGATCGAAGCGGTTCTTTCCGGCTGGAGAATGAAGGGGGTCAACCCGAACTTAATGGGAATCGGACAAGCATACTCGACCGAAGGTTTGCTCCAGGACGTAGGTTTAAAAATCCAAGATATAGATTACGTAGAAATTCACGAAGCGTTTGCTGCAACTGCAGTCGCTGCTTTGGAACAACTCAAGCTCGATACCGGTTGGGATTGGGAAAAAAGTTTCGACGATAAGAAAATCAATCCTAATGGAGGATCGATTGCGATCGGACACCCGTTCGGAGCGACCGGAATTCGTCTCGTAGCGAATGCAATCATGGATCTGAAAGAAGATGCAAAAGCCAAGCGCGTCGTCATAACGGCCTGCGCTCACGGCGGAATCGCAGGTTCTATGCTGATCGAAAGATACGAAGGTTAAGAAGTCTTTAAACTTTTGTTTATATCGGCCCCGGGGGAGTTATTTTCCCTCGGGGTTTTTTTATCCTCGAGCTAGGCCGACGACTTATTCTTTTTACCGCCTAAAGCAGGGATTTTCGTATCGAATCATATAGGTTTGATCTCGAAATTTATTTGAAACGACCGAGTTCATTCACCGTTATAACTCATACTATTAGCCTTGAAATAATGAGCTATTGGATAGACTTTCAAAAAGAATGCTCTATTTGCCCTTATTTCTGTATTTTCGGTATAAAAAATAAGAACGATCGTTCTGTTTTTCGTGAATATTCTATAATAAGAGCGGTCTAATTTTTAAAGACAGGCCGAATATCAAAAATAAGATAAGGCGACCGTCAGGAGATAGAGTATGAAACTCGAAAGGAAATTGGCGATATGCACGCCGCGTAGAACTCCTTTTGCTCAAATTGCAAAAGCTCTTGGATCTTATCCGGCTCATCATTTAGGTCGCATCGTTGCTGAAGACATCATTCAAAAGAGCGGTTTAAAGAAAGAATTGTTTGACGGAATCATAGCGGGTGAGGGTTTTCCGAGCGCGCCAAACTCGGCTCGCGTCATTGCGAACTTAGTGGGTTTGAGAGACGAAGTTCCTTCCATTACTCTTTCAAACAATTGCGTGTCGGGATTAGAGGCAGTTTCCGAGGCCGCTAGAAGAATTATTCTCGGTGAAGGGGAACTCTTTCTTGTGATCGGAGAAGAATCCCAAACTGGGATGCCCTTTATCGTTAAAAACGCAAGAATGAATAAAAAAGCGGGTTCCCTTGACAAACTTAAGAAACTCCTTCCGGATCATTTACCGGAAGGAGTCGAAATCCGCGATACCTTGGAAGACGGACTGGATGACGGTGAAAATTCCTACGGAATGCAGGTCACTGCGGAGATCCTCGCGCAAAGCTATAATCTTTCTAGAGAAATTTCGGATAAAGTAGCGTTCGAATCTTTCAAACGAGCTTTGGAAGCATCCGAGGCAGGAAAGTATTCTCCGTATATTATTCCGGTTAAGGATGAAGAAGGCAACGAACTAAGAGTGGACGAAGCGGTCGAATTGCGAAGAGGTTTGGTGGAAAATCCGAGTCGAATGGGTCGAGCAATGTTGCTATTCGACAATCCTCAAATGAAGTTCGAGGATTTTAAAAAGAAGTATGGAAAAGATTTGAAGGTTACGCACGGGCCGACCGTATCGATCTTTAACGCAAGTCCTCGTTCTGACGGAGCTGCCGGACTTATTTTAACGACAGTGGAAAAGGCGAAGGAGCTAGG is part of the Leptospira broomii serovar Hurstbridge str. 5399 genome and harbors:
- a CDS encoding thiolase family protein, producing MKLERKLAICTPRRTPFAQIAKALGSYPAHHLGRIVAEDIIQKSGLKKELFDGIIAGEGFPSAPNSARVIANLVGLRDEVPSITLSNNCVSGLEAVSEAARRIILGEGELFLVIGEESQTGMPFIVKNARMNKKAGSLDKLKKLLPDHLPEGVEIRDTLEDGLDDGENSYGMQVTAEILAQSYNLSREISDKVAFESFKRALEASEAGKYSPYIIPVKDEEGNELRVDEAVELRRGLVENPSRMGRAMLLFDNPQMKFEDFKKKYGKDLKVTHGPTVSIFNASPRSDGAAGLILTTVEKAKELGLKIEAVLSGWKMKGVHPNLMGVGQAYATESLLEEFGLAIEDMDYVEIHEAYAATAIGAMEQIRIDTGWAWEKSFDAKKINPNGGSIAIGHPFGATGVRLVANAIMDIAEDQFANRILITACAHGGIAATMIIERYR
- a CDS encoding TetR/AcrR family transcriptional regulator: MTAQRKKRDSGASVRERILDTATELFYKQGFSNTGMRQIIQESGSVAASLYDHFPSKKELGIAYLARQEEKTLADLGSLMDRYPEVQEFLRAWVILKERQIRHAEFHGDPFAGFANQVMDSDPEYTEFLKGIADKWIRMIREYLSRAVASGQLARNMDIHYIARRVLMAYHGSITLWRMTKDLRYIREMEDSLREIFEEYTIR
- a CDS encoding esterase/lipase family protein, with translation MKKDHLTYFPENRSVRPVIIQHLAEFYYNFYYLVSNIIGIFVTLPDHKEGDKRPVVLVTGFLGRNITWKAMRDCLVSLGHPVYAVPLGFQTGDIRKKSKLLENFILEKGIKDCYIVGHSMGGLIAAGLSYKGRDRVRKIFTVGSPLHGTYMAYTAPIFPCTWQMVPGSKLVREVVETYSTFHNVQAIFTRGDSIVRPWQSARLGHFDDVEIPEYGHLNLYLGPLGIECLSSLITAEEKKDPLPIKHKSVKQDSESVVLATPKKAKSKKTSQTSKKKSSPKTAGAAKKKTAGKKSAKPKKKR
- a CDS encoding thiolase family protein, with amino-acid sequence MKLEKKLAICTPRRTPFAQIAKALGPYPGHHLGRLVAEDIIAKSGLKKEQFDGIVVGEGFSNAPNSARVIANLIGLRDEVPSITVSNNCVSGIEALSEAARRIILGEGQVYLVIGEESQTSMPFVVKNARLNKKAGSLDKLKKLLPDNLPEGVELRDTLEDGLGDGETSYGMQVTAEILAQNYNLSRELTDKLAFESFKRALEASKAGRYAPYIIPVKDEDGTELAIDEAVGLREGLVENPSRMGRAMLLFDNPQMKFDEFKTKYAKDLTASHGPTVSIFNASPRSDGAAGVILTTVEKAKELGLKIEAVLSGWRMKGVNPNLMGIGQAYSTEGLLQDVGLKIQDIDYVEIHEAFAATAVAALEQLKLDTGWDWEKSFDDKKINPNGGSIAIGHPFGATGIRLVANAIMDLKEDAKAKRVVITACAHGGIAGSMLIERYEG
- a CDS encoding thioesterase family protein, which encodes MSAPELHTVKTRFSDLDTQRHTTSRTYEDACLGDRYRILEEAGYDWKRMLEDSVRINTIASDIRFLAQQMENMELGIRTEVRPGETGVVLFTQEVLGPNEKVAAEIRTLIRIEKDRQPLQILAAAESAEALIASFESILPFSGRCERAATDRDLFYCERNPFGEYNPSQYWRLLEEGRWHFTADSGLSLEDLVALDTTLFYMGGKIRYHRPLVPGRKARVRTWIRNFEKIWSRMRQEITDSVTGEILAESLDDLLVVSVSKSRPKKPPEQLVTGFARVTEFAEGRVTDVDK